The following DNA comes from Scomber scombrus chromosome 7, fScoSco1.1, whole genome shotgun sequence.
AAGTACAAGAATAATGATAAACATTGTAAGAGACACTTTAGACTAAGTTGTTGagtgtaaaacaaaatgtaggTGACATTTTCATGCCTTATAGATAGATACACGCCTGGCAAGCTGACTGCAGTAGGGCAGCAAATGAGACATTTCTAGTGTTTGTCACTGGGAAATAACTGTCAGATGACTCACAAAATCTTGCCCAGTGTTGCGAAGTGAAATATGACTGAAAGTGAAAGAGTTTGGACTGAATAGGTCACATTTGAATAGCCTCTTTGATGAAATGACTCTTATAATCTTATAATATAACCCTTCTGTCAAGCAGGACAAATAACACATTGATATTGGAGAACAGTATTAGTAgaactacagtatataatgGGAATACACATTCAGTGTGTAtgcatataatatacatataaatcaACTGGATGTATTGgatgaatatgtttttataatatatcTAGGAAAAgcttcattgtgtttgtgtgtctgtatctgtgtgtgtgtgtgtgtgtggaggtacAGGAGGTAATACTGCCCCACAGTTACACCCTGACAAATAAGACAGATGTATATACTGCATTAGCATATGTGGAtgtgcatgaacacacatttacacccaCACATCTTCAGGGAAGACATTCCACACCCAATTTGAGTTTGTGGGCTTTTCTCCTGTCCAGGACGTAGTGATGATCAGAGCAGAGCAGGTCTGGGGTGATGTCACCTTTCTGTTTCCCGCAACACAAGCCTATTGTCTGCTCCTGCTCTGAATTCATGATGAATATCACAACcgctgcagagagacagagctgaTCTAATTAGCTGTGCTGAGATGTCAGACTGCCATCATTCTGTTTAGTGGTCATTACCTCTGTATAAGCATGGTGCTGCTCACTGTGGGAGTACATGCATATTTTcagtacatgtacacacactcagacacacacacacacacacacacacacacacacacacacacacacacacacacacacacacacacacacacacacacacgctgaaacacacagagactgtCGAGAACAGGctcatacaaatacaaaatgagagagacagataaagaaAGGTGGCTTGTCAGGGCAGCTGGCATTTTGTTCAGCATGGAGCAATGTAGTCTGTCTACCTGGTAGCCCTCTCAGAATGGAGCGAGTCCATTGGGATCCCACAGGACCTCCTACCAGCCACACACCTGACAGGGGGGATGTCTGAAAAATCTGCAGAGGCCCTATTACACATGTCACACTGCTAAGCACTGCAGTGGCCACCAGATGACAAGCTTCCCACACCTTACATTTTATTAGGAGAGTGGGTTAAGACACAGAGAGACGATAGGTTGTCACTGGCTAAGATATTGCATTGTTATCTAAACATATCTGGCCAATTCTGTCTTGTGACTGACCATAATTCATGATACTTCTGTTAAGTTTGTGTATGAAATAAATATAGACAGTTATAATATAGGATTTATGTAGTGTACATAAGTGACTAAGCAGATAGATGTACCAACACTGCCATCTTCAGGCACATTGTTGTTACCACCTTAACAGGACATAAGTAAACAACAGATTAAGGATATACAATAGTTGCAATTTATTActatttactgtacatgtttaaaagtgaaatacatCAATTAGAATATAATAAGCtatgtttttatcattattgaCAAAATTGAGAGCAACCACATGGTCAAAAGTGTAGTATGAGAGGGTAACAGGCaacttttttcttcaaatgttgTACAGGATGCTGCATAGAATCATTTCTGCCAATGATGTGATGGTAATGTTTTCATGTGGAACCAGATGAGCAGCTGAGGTTTTCCTCTTGGCTGGTTCCCATGAAGTCAAGTGAATCTGTACTCTCTGCTTTGTTTGTTGCCAAATCGTTCATCTGTGGCTCTGCATCTCTGCACTCTGAGCTAGAAACAGAGACAAGAATTGGGGGGGATAAGAGGATTTTATGTGAGATATCATATGCAGCAGgtgaaatgataaataaatacatttacctcGACACCCTAAGCTGTTTACACTAGGAATGTACCCAACCAATCTTACtatccaaaaaaagaaagaaagctttaATTACAGTAACACTTGCTTCCTCCATGCTAAGCGTCTCATAGCTTTATCTTGGAAAAATATAAGGAGGCCACGTTTTGGCCAGTGGTGCAGGGGGATGTCTTCCTGCCTCTGAGTGGTAAAAAAACACTTATATTCTTAAAGGTAAAAGGaagatttatttacatttggaAATCTTGTATTTAATTGATGGAGAATTAAAATATGCCTGAAGAAAGGGGCAATGTTTGATGAATGGCTGGCTATGAACAGGGAGAAAAAATAACCTTTCacaccattttttatttcttcacttttatttatttattttgtctttttcattgttttactttGGTTTTCTGCTGTATACCTTCTGCCATGAGGACTATTTTTTGtgagttatatatatatatatatttattttttttaataattgatttttgtttAGTTGTCATGttgttcatctttttcttctatatgttaaaaatcaataaagacaAAGGCAAAAGGAGTTCTTACATAATctgtactgaaaaataaatcagtgaGTGTATACTTAAAAACATAAAGCTAAAAAACAAGTACAAAAAGAGCTCTATATCCTCATGAGGTATAGACTTTATGATCTATTGAACGTTTTTTGAGATTTTCCTGGCAGGGATGTGTAAAGCTGGGACATTACGATACCTGTCTGAGTCAGAGTCACAAGACATGCTGACGTCTGTCTGCGAGTCCACATCAAACTTGAATCTCCTGTGGCCGCAGCACTGGACTGCCTGAGCCACAGAGTAGTGGGTTCTTCCAGCAGCACAGGCCTCTATCTTGGACACACTGAGCTGTGACTGCAGGAAAAGGTGCAGGCAACTGTCAGACAACAGCAGGGGGTTATTGAGGATCCTGGAGAATtgggacaaaaacaaataagagatgttgaatactgtattttattgctTGTTGGTGATTGACGCACCagttttgttatgtttgtgcTGTAGTATGTCGAAGTTCATAAGTTTATTGATCTGCAAGATCATTCTTACTTTTCCAAGAACTTCTGGAGCCCTTTCATCCGCTCAGAGATCTGCTGAGCATTGTTCATGCTGAAGAAGGGGTTCTTTGGGGGAAGCCCTGGCAGCTGTACcctgcaaaaaacacaaatacacccTAAAAATGAAGCACCGGGCAGATTACGCTTAACAGAAGAAGTGAAAGTAGATGTGTTCAGTTGCTGAGTCATAATAGCATTTCTAAATACCGTGAATGGACTTACATTAGCATTGAATTTGCCTGTAGTTTCTGCCTGAGCCATACAAACTCACTGAACCTCCTTCTAACACAAGAGATCTTCTTAGTGAAGCACACGCTGTCGGTCTAAAAGAAGACACAAGGATGACAAATATTTACAACAAGCCTAAGaattaagattaagattaaattaaaattaattagataaataattcagattaaaacagctttcttttgtcattttactTACATGCAAACAAATTTCATAGTCTATGTAGGCATGCCAGAAGTCATTCTTTTGTATCCGCGGGTCCCGCACCCAGACACTAATGACCTGCTGCATGGAGAAGGCAGGAGACACTGAAA
Coding sequences within:
- the snx10b gene encoding sorting nexin-10B codes for the protein MQQVISVWVRDPRIQKNDFWHAYIDYEICLHTDSVCFTKKISCVRRRFSEFVWLRQKLQANSMLMVQLPGLPPKNPFFSMNNAQQISERMKGLQKFLEKILNNPLLLSDSCLHLFLQSQLSVSKIEACAAGRTHYSVAQAVQCCGHRRFKFDVDSQTDVSMSCDSDSDSSECRDAEPQMNDLATNKAESTDSLDFMGTSQEENLSCSSGST